A single Blastococcus colisei DNA region contains:
- the hppD gene encoding 4-hydroxyphenylpyruvate dioxygenase, which produces MSLEQTLNDEERLAGLDLRQLEQLVGLVAYDASADPFPVSGWDSLVWVVGNATQTAHFFQSAFGMELVAYAGPETGNRDHHAYVLRSGAARFVIQGAYDPASPLADHHRRHGDGIVDIALSVPDVDRCIAHAAAQGATVLEQPHDLSDGHGTVRVAAIAAYGETRHTLVDRSRYRGPHLPGYVARTSSFVPRPGAPKRLFQAVDHVVGNVELGAMDRWVDFYNRVMGFTNMAEFVGADIATDYSALMSKVVANGNHRVKFPLNEPAQGKKKSQIDEYLDFYGGPGAQHVALATNDILGTVDALRAEGIEFLTTPDSYYEDPELRARIGTVRAPIEDLQRRGVLVDRDEDGYLLQIFTKPIGDRPTVFFELIERHGSLGFGIGNFKALFEAIEREQEKRGNF; this is translated from the coding sequence CGTCTCCGGCTGGGACTCCCTGGTCTGGGTCGTCGGCAACGCCACGCAGACGGCGCACTTCTTCCAGTCGGCGTTCGGCATGGAGCTCGTCGCCTACGCCGGGCCCGAGACCGGCAACCGCGACCACCACGCCTACGTGCTGAGGTCCGGCGCCGCCCGCTTCGTGATCCAGGGCGCGTACGACCCCGCGAGCCCGCTGGCCGACCACCACCGCAGGCACGGCGACGGGATCGTCGACATCGCCCTGTCGGTGCCCGACGTCGACCGGTGCATCGCCCACGCCGCGGCCCAGGGCGCCACCGTCCTCGAGCAGCCGCACGACCTGAGCGACGGGCACGGCACCGTCCGGGTCGCCGCGATCGCCGCCTACGGCGAGACCCGGCACACGCTGGTGGACCGCTCCCGCTACCGCGGCCCGCACCTGCCCGGGTACGTCGCCCGGACGTCGTCCTTCGTGCCGCGACCCGGTGCGCCGAAGCGGCTCTTCCAGGCCGTCGACCACGTCGTGGGCAACGTGGAGCTCGGCGCCATGGACCGGTGGGTCGACTTCTACAACCGGGTCATGGGCTTCACCAACATGGCCGAGTTCGTGGGTGCCGACATCGCCACCGACTACTCGGCGCTGATGAGCAAGGTGGTCGCCAACGGCAACCACCGGGTGAAGTTCCCGCTCAACGAGCCGGCCCAGGGGAAGAAGAAGTCGCAGATCGACGAGTACCTGGACTTCTACGGCGGCCCCGGTGCCCAGCACGTCGCGCTGGCGACCAACGACATCCTCGGCACGGTCGACGCGCTGCGGGCCGAGGGCATCGAGTTCCTCACCACGCCGGACTCCTACTACGAGGACCCCGAGCTGCGCGCCCGCATCGGCACGGTCCGGGCGCCCATCGAGGACCTGCAGCGGCGGGGCGTCCTCGTCGACCGCGACGAGGACGGCTACCTGCTGCAGATCTTCACCAAGCCGATCGGTGACCGGCCGACCGTCTTCTTCGAGCTGATCGAGCGGCACGGCTCGCTCGGCTTCGGCATCGGCAACTTCAAGGCGCTGTTCGAGGCGATCGAGCGCGAGCAGGAGAAGCGCGGCAACTTCTGA
- a CDS encoding homogentisate 1,2-dioxygenase: MAFYRQVGEVPPKRHTQFRRPDGGLYAEELMGEEGFSADSALLYHRGIPSSLVDARPWDLPDQTTTPNTPLLPRHLKLHDLFPGEEHKAVDAVTGRRLVLGNADVRISYAVSSLPSPLYRNATGDECVYVERGTARVETVFGALDVGQGDYVVIPRATTHRWLPIGDEPLRTYAIEANSHITPPKRYLSRYGQFLEHAPYCERDLRGPAEPMLAEGTDVEIYVKHRGDGPGGLAGTVHVTPEHPFDVVGWDGCLYPYAFDVADFEPITGRVHQPPPVHQVFEGQNFVICNFVPRKVDYHPLAVPVPYYHSNVDSDEVMFYVDGDYEARKGSGIGKGSISLHPGGHSHGPQPGAVERSLGAEAFDELAIMVDTFRPLALGEAGTAVDDGRYAWSWSGRGPSA, translated from the coding sequence GTGGCGTTCTACCGGCAGGTGGGCGAGGTCCCACCGAAGCGGCACACCCAGTTCCGGCGTCCCGACGGCGGGCTGTACGCCGAGGAGCTGATGGGGGAGGAGGGCTTCTCCGCCGACTCTGCGCTGCTCTACCACCGCGGGATCCCGTCCTCGCTGGTCGACGCCCGGCCGTGGGACCTGCCCGACCAGACGACGACGCCGAACACCCCGCTGCTGCCGCGGCATCTGAAGCTGCACGACCTCTTCCCCGGCGAGGAGCACAAAGCGGTGGACGCCGTCACAGGGCGGCGGCTGGTGCTGGGCAACGCCGACGTCCGCATCTCCTACGCCGTCAGCAGCCTGCCCAGCCCGCTGTACCGCAACGCCACCGGCGACGAGTGCGTCTACGTCGAGCGCGGGACGGCGCGGGTGGAGACGGTGTTCGGCGCGCTCGACGTGGGCCAGGGCGACTACGTGGTGATTCCGCGGGCGACGACGCACCGCTGGCTGCCCATCGGTGACGAGCCCCTGCGCACCTACGCGATCGAGGCGAACAGCCACATCACCCCGCCCAAGCGCTACCTGAGCCGGTACGGGCAGTTCCTCGAGCACGCGCCGTACTGCGAGCGCGATCTGCGCGGGCCGGCCGAGCCGATGCTGGCCGAGGGGACGGACGTGGAGATCTACGTCAAGCACCGCGGCGACGGGCCGGGCGGGCTGGCCGGCACCGTCCACGTGACACCGGAGCACCCCTTCGACGTCGTCGGCTGGGACGGCTGCCTCTACCCGTACGCGTTCGACGTCGCCGACTTCGAGCCGATCACCGGCCGGGTGCACCAGCCGCCGCCGGTGCACCAGGTCTTCGAGGGGCAGAACTTCGTGATCTGCAACTTCGTGCCGCGCAAGGTCGACTACCACCCGCTCGCGGTGCCGGTGCCCTACTACCACTCGAACGTCGACTCCGATGAGGTCATGTTCTACGTCGACGGCGACTACGAGGCGCGCAAGGGCTCGGGCATCGGCAAGGGCTCGATCAGCCTGCACCCCGGCGGGCACAGCCACGGTCCGCAGCCGGGCGCGGTGGAGCGGTCGCTGGGCGCGGAGGCCTTCGACGAGCTCGCCATCATGGTCGACACCTTCCGCCCGCTCGCCCTCGGCGAGGCCGGCACGGCGGTGGACGACGGCCGGTACGCCTGGTCGTGGTCGGGCCGCGGACCGTCCGCGTGA
- a CDS encoding cation-translocating P-type ATPase produces the protein MVLLRGIQSARRAAGTAARLAVAGTALAAAPAVMTAGLLAEPARAATRLARATVDTTAAVAELSLSVAKKTAVTGTRTVGTLVTGADPFPGGHLRSLADVARGMLEPPLARHTRRVYADHGHAAVEFCAPSAEEQPEVRRALRRHLERLEGVEWATVNDVVGRVLVGFDDRRVSVEDVVGVVTAIEQARGARTVFPQREDHPADLEPLLAAMIDAAIDTAAVGVAVAARVLPVPAMSRHITLAIALLDSQQWLKSRIEARIGPVGTDLVFTGVSALLHALTQSPTVPAINAAAAVQQALEIRARRQVWRRREGELCGPEPEEDPAEPIEPPGERPGPLPRGPVESYRARLAPTALGGALGLLPLTRRPGRSADLLKALTPKAAVLGRESFAASADLLMCRRGILPMDGSAYRRLDRIDTVVVDADALCTGPPVVIDASADADGWDPAAVWTAATRLLGDERAAEAEAPGGDGAAGRLRLGPVRESSEAPGGQVRTLLRGRRRVGQVVVAAELDPYAEALVTAVVDAGHRLVLTAHVGTREITGAADEVPPVDEALVDTVRRLQTEEHGVLVVSAADGPALLAADVGVAPVWEGRSPAWGADLVTPAGLVDACRIVAATVVARAVSRRSVTTALTGNVLGALLAAVGSARYGQRKATTPGKTATAFTMLDGAWAAVRLARRPEPPPSVHTPWHALDPDDVLRRLEDLPAEEAPPRRGLAVPVRAVTALPVVRGPVRFARTVAAELSDPLTPILGTGAAATAVLGESTDAVLVGSVTVGNALISGVQRLRAETALESLLLEQDVTVHRETDGGREDVPGTALRIGDVLQVEAGDVLAADARVLEVADLEVDESNLTGESLPVCKTVEATPGAEVADRTCMLFDGTTVVAGRGRAVVVAVGSATQAGRAARAAGGAAPPAGVQARLGELTRAVLPLTLAGGGVVTALGVLWGRPLREAVGSGLAIAVAAVPEGLPLVATVAQQAAARRLSKRGAVVRSARVLEALGRVDTVCFDKTGTLTENRLSVVRLLPLDDGQDEEDVLRLAAAAVAEGDEQAHETDRAVAEAATERDVAADGEPDACLPFAADRGFSAVLRDGRLVVKGAPEVVLRRCGGAEGVQDRVQELAADGLRVLAVADRAVEGRPDELDEAAQDLTLRGLVGLADTLRSSSVAAVEQLRAAGVRVLVATGDHPETAGAIAAQAGVPDADRVVTGAQLARASDTERAELVRTAAVFARLSPEQKVTLVAALRRAGATLAMTGDGVNDAAAIRLADVGVGVSGAESPAARTAADVVLTDQDLTRLVDAIAEGRAMWGRVRDAVSVLVGGNAGEVAFTVLGTVFGGRAPLGTRQLLLVNLLTDMFPALAVAVATPRAAAVEESEEGPLAGHPLAPVLRAGPQRNFTDTVRRMVLVRGAATTVGATGAWATGRLTGPFGRASTMGLAALITTQLGQTAWSGRRSPLVLATAAGSLAVLFAVVQTPGLSRFFGCTPLDPLSWLVVLGWAAVGTVTAEVGPALVDRLRPAPAQSPA, from the coding sequence ATGGTTCTGCTCCGCGGGATCCAGTCCGCGCGCCGCGCCGCGGGGACGGCCGCCCGGCTGGCCGTCGCCGGCACGGCGCTCGCCGCTGCGCCCGCCGTCATGACCGCCGGCCTGCTCGCCGAGCCCGCCCGGGCGGCCACCCGGCTGGCGCGCGCCACCGTCGACACCACGGCCGCCGTCGCCGAGCTCTCCCTCTCCGTCGCCAAGAAGACAGCCGTCACGGGCACGCGGACGGTCGGCACGCTCGTCACCGGCGCCGACCCGTTCCCGGGTGGGCACCTGCGCAGCCTCGCGGATGTCGCCCGCGGGATGCTCGAGCCGCCCCTGGCCCGCCACACCCGCCGCGTCTACGCCGACCACGGGCACGCCGCCGTCGAGTTCTGCGCGCCCTCGGCCGAGGAGCAGCCGGAGGTTCGGCGGGCGCTGCGCCGCCACCTCGAGCGGCTGGAGGGCGTGGAGTGGGCCACGGTCAACGACGTCGTCGGCCGGGTGCTGGTCGGGTTCGACGACCGGCGGGTGTCGGTGGAGGACGTCGTCGGGGTCGTCACCGCCATCGAGCAGGCGCGGGGCGCCCGGACGGTGTTCCCGCAGCGCGAGGACCACCCGGCCGATCTCGAACCCCTGCTCGCCGCCATGATCGACGCCGCGATCGACACCGCCGCCGTGGGCGTCGCCGTCGCCGCACGGGTGCTGCCGGTCCCCGCGATGAGCCGCCACATCACCCTGGCGATCGCGCTGCTGGACTCCCAGCAGTGGCTCAAGTCGCGCATCGAGGCGCGGATCGGGCCGGTCGGCACCGACCTGGTGTTCACCGGGGTGAGTGCGCTCCTGCACGCGCTCACCCAGAGCCCGACCGTTCCGGCGATCAACGCGGCCGCCGCCGTGCAGCAGGCGCTGGAGATCCGCGCCCGGCGGCAGGTGTGGCGCAGGCGTGAAGGGGAGCTGTGCGGGCCCGAACCGGAGGAGGACCCCGCCGAGCCGATCGAGCCGCCGGGGGAGCGACCCGGCCCGTTGCCGCGCGGACCCGTCGAGTCCTACCGCGCCCGGCTCGCCCCGACGGCGCTCGGCGGCGCGCTCGGGCTGCTGCCCCTGACCCGCCGTCCCGGCCGCTCCGCGGACCTGCTCAAGGCGCTGACCCCCAAGGCGGCCGTCCTCGGCCGGGAGTCGTTCGCCGCCTCGGCCGATCTGCTGATGTGCCGCCGCGGCATCCTGCCCATGGACGGTTCGGCCTACCGCCGGCTGGACCGGATCGACACCGTGGTCGTCGACGCGGACGCGCTGTGCACGGGGCCACCGGTCGTCATCGACGCGAGCGCCGACGCCGACGGCTGGGACCCCGCGGCGGTCTGGACCGCGGCCACCCGCCTGCTGGGCGACGAGAGAGCCGCGGAGGCGGAGGCGCCGGGCGGGGACGGCGCGGCCGGCCGGCTGCGGCTGGGGCCGGTGCGCGAATCGTCCGAAGCGCCCGGTGGGCAGGTGCGGACCCTGCTCCGGGGCCGGCGCCGGGTCGGGCAGGTGGTCGTCGCCGCCGAGCTCGACCCGTACGCCGAGGCGCTGGTCACCGCCGTCGTCGACGCAGGACACCGGCTCGTGCTGACCGCGCACGTCGGCACCCGGGAGATCACCGGAGCGGCCGACGAGGTACCGCCCGTCGACGAGGCCCTGGTGGACACCGTGCGCCGGCTGCAGACAGAGGAACACGGCGTGCTCGTCGTCTCCGCCGCCGACGGCCCGGCTCTGCTGGCCGCCGACGTCGGCGTGGCCCCGGTTTGGGAGGGCCGTTCCCCGGCCTGGGGCGCCGACCTGGTCACCCCGGCCGGCCTCGTGGACGCCTGCCGGATCGTCGCCGCGACCGTGGTCGCCCGTGCGGTCAGCCGGCGCTCGGTCACCACCGCGCTCACCGGCAACGTCCTCGGCGCCCTGCTCGCCGCCGTCGGCAGCGCCCGGTACGGCCAGCGCAAGGCCACCACGCCGGGCAAGACGGCGACGGCGTTCACGATGCTCGACGGCGCGTGGGCGGCGGTGCGGCTGGCCCGCCGTCCCGAGCCGCCGCCGTCGGTGCACACGCCGTGGCATGCCCTGGACCCCGACGACGTGCTCCGCCGGCTCGAGGACCTGCCCGCCGAGGAGGCCCCGCCGCGACGCGGGCTGGCGGTCCCGGTCCGGGCGGTGACGGCGCTGCCCGTCGTCCGGGGTCCGGTCCGGTTCGCCCGCACGGTCGCGGCCGAGCTGTCCGATCCGCTCACGCCCATCCTGGGCACCGGGGCGGCGGCGACCGCGGTGCTCGGCGAGTCCACCGACGCGGTCCTGGTCGGCAGCGTGACCGTCGGCAACGCGCTGATCAGCGGGGTCCAGCGGCTGCGGGCCGAGACCGCTCTGGAGTCGCTGCTGCTCGAGCAGGACGTCACCGTCCACCGCGAGACCGACGGCGGGCGCGAGGACGTGCCGGGGACCGCACTGCGGATCGGCGACGTGCTGCAGGTGGAGGCGGGTGACGTGCTCGCCGCCGACGCCCGCGTGCTGGAGGTCGCCGACCTGGAGGTGGACGAGTCGAACCTGACCGGTGAGTCCCTGCCGGTCTGCAAGACGGTGGAGGCCACGCCCGGAGCCGAGGTGGCCGACCGCACCTGCATGCTCTTCGACGGGACGACGGTGGTGGCCGGCCGGGGCCGCGCCGTCGTCGTCGCCGTCGGGTCGGCGACGCAGGCCGGCCGGGCGGCGCGGGCCGCGGGCGGTGCGGCGCCTCCGGCCGGGGTGCAGGCGCGGCTGGGGGAACTGACCCGTGCCGTGCTGCCCCTGACCCTCGCCGGCGGCGGCGTCGTCACCGCGCTGGGCGTGCTCTGGGGACGTCCGCTGCGCGAGGCCGTCGGATCGGGGCTCGCGATCGCGGTGGCCGCCGTGCCGGAGGGGCTGCCGCTGGTGGCCACCGTGGCGCAGCAGGCCGCCGCCCGGCGGCTGTCGAAGCGCGGTGCCGTCGTGCGCAGCGCCCGGGTGCTCGAGGCGCTGGGGCGGGTGGACACCGTCTGCTTCGACAAGACCGGGACGCTGACGGAGAACCGGCTGAGCGTCGTCCGGCTGCTGCCGTTGGACGACGGGCAGGACGAGGAGGACGTCCTCCGCCTCGCCGCCGCGGCGGTCGCCGAGGGTGACGAGCAGGCGCACGAGACCGATCGCGCCGTCGCCGAGGCCGCCACCGAGCGGGACGTCGCCGCGGACGGCGAGCCGGACGCCTGCCTGCCCTTCGCCGCCGACCGCGGCTTCTCCGCGGTGCTCCGGGACGGGCGGCTGGTGGTGAAGGGCGCGCCCGAGGTGGTGCTGCGCCGGTGCGGCGGCGCCGAGGGCGTCCAGGACCGGGTCCAGGAGCTCGCGGCCGACGGGCTGCGCGTCCTGGCGGTCGCCGACCGCGCCGTGGAGGGCCGGCCGGACGAGCTCGACGAGGCGGCGCAGGACCTCACCCTGCGCGGCCTGGTCGGTCTCGCCGACACCCTGCGGAGCTCGTCCGTGGCTGCTGTCGAGCAGCTCCGCGCCGCGGGGGTCCGCGTGCTGGTCGCGACCGGTGACCACCCGGAGACCGCCGGCGCCATCGCCGCCCAGGCCGGCGTCCCCGACGCCGACCGGGTGGTGACCGGCGCGCAACTGGCCCGGGCGTCGGACACCGAACGCGCCGAGCTGGTGCGGACCGCCGCCGTCTTCGCCCGCCTCTCACCCGAGCAGAAGGTGACCCTGGTGGCCGCGTTGCGCCGGGCGGGAGCGACCCTCGCGATGACGGGGGACGGCGTCAACGACGCCGCCGCCATCCGGCTGGCCGACGTCGGCGTGGGGGTCTCCGGCGCCGAGTCACCGGCGGCGCGCACGGCCGCGGACGTCGTCCTGACCGACCAGGACCTCACCCGGCTGGTCGACGCGATCGCCGAGGGCCGGGCGATGTGGGGGCGGGTGCGGGACGCGGTCTCAGTCCTCGTCGGCGGGAACGCCGGTGAGGTCGCCTTCACCGTGCTGGGCACGGTGTTCGGCGGCCGGGCGCCGCTCGGCACCCGGCAGCTCCTGCTGGTCAACCTGCTCACCGACATGTTCCCGGCGCTCGCGGTCGCGGTGGCGACCCCGCGGGCGGCCGCCGTCGAGGAGTCCGAGGAGGGCCCGCTGGCCGGGCACCCGCTCGCGCCGGTGCTGCGGGCGGGGCCGCAGCGGAACTTCACCGACACGGTCCGGCGCATGGTCCTCGTCCGGGGCGCCGCGACGACCGTGGGGGCGACCGGGGCGTGGGCGACCGGCCGGCTCACCGGCCCGTTCGGGCGGGCGAGCACGATGGGCCTGGCCGCGCTGATCACGACCCAGCTCGGTCAGACGGCGTGGTCCGGCCGCAGGAGCCCGCTGGTGCTCGCGACCGCCGCCGGCTCGCTGGCCGTGCTGTTCGCCGTCGTCCAGACGCCGGGGCTGAGCCGGTTCTTCGGCTGCACGCCGCTGGACCCGCTGTCCTGGCTGGTCGTCCTCGGCTGGGCGGCCGTCGGCACCGTGACCGCGGAGGTCGGTCCCGCCCTGGTCGACCGGCTGCGCCCTGCACCGGCGCAGTCCCCGGCGTGA
- a CDS encoding putative quinol monooxygenase encodes MIFITAKFRVLPEDAESWPQISRSFTEATRAEPGCLWFDWSRNLEDPNEYVLVEAFRDDDAARAHVTSDHFYAAQQDLPPHLQETPRIVNFALPQDDWSELGELAVDRAG; translated from the coding sequence TTGATCTTCATCACCGCCAAGTTCCGGGTGCTGCCCGAGGACGCCGAGTCCTGGCCGCAGATCAGCAGGTCCTTCACCGAGGCGACCCGCGCCGAGCCGGGCTGCCTGTGGTTCGACTGGTCGCGCAACCTGGAGGACCCGAACGAGTACGTCCTGGTCGAGGCGTTCCGGGACGACGACGCCGCTCGCGCACACGTCACGTCCGATCACTTCTACGCCGCGCAGCAGGACCTGCCACCCCATCTGCAGGAGACACCGCGGATCGTGAACTTCGCGCTGCCGCAGGACGACTGGTCCGAGCTCGGCGAGCTGGCGGTCGACCGGGCCGGCTGA
- a CDS encoding diacylglycerol/lipid kinase family protein — MGRRLLVLVNRAAGTTDDDSVEAAVAALGRGAEVTVAATADLAELRTAVSGLGDRRPVVIGGDGSVHAAVQALDRAGVLHPSVPVGVIPRGTGNDLAGTLGLPPDPVEAVAAVLDGTPRPLDLVRDDAGGLVVNAVHVGVGALAAAEALRFKERLGTVAFPLGAAIAGTTASGWALRVEVDGRVPVHSGEGWAADGSNDVLMLAVCTGRTIGGGAPLAPDALVDDGLAEVVISTATGPVARAAFAAALVTGRHVDRPDVLVTRGREVTFSGPPVDLNADGDIEQDVGSRTWRVERHAWSVLVPT; from the coding sequence GTGGGGCGACGACTACTGGTCCTGGTGAACCGCGCGGCGGGCACCACCGACGACGACTCGGTCGAGGCGGCCGTGGCCGCGCTCGGCCGCGGTGCCGAGGTGACCGTCGCCGCGACCGCGGATCTGGCCGAGCTCCGGACGGCGGTGTCGGGTCTCGGCGACCGCCGTCCGGTCGTCATCGGCGGAGACGGCTCCGTCCACGCCGCTGTGCAGGCCCTCGACCGCGCGGGCGTCCTGCATCCCAGCGTGCCCGTCGGCGTCATACCGCGCGGCACCGGCAACGACCTGGCGGGGACGCTGGGCCTCCCTCCGGACCCGGTCGAGGCGGTAGCGGCGGTGCTGGACGGGACGCCGCGCCCGCTGGATCTCGTCCGCGACGACGCCGGCGGCCTCGTGGTCAACGCCGTCCACGTCGGCGTGGGCGCCCTCGCGGCTGCCGAGGCGCTCCGCTTCAAGGAGCGCCTCGGCACCGTGGCGTTCCCGCTGGGCGCCGCGATCGCCGGCACAACGGCCTCCGGCTGGGCCCTCCGGGTGGAGGTGGACGGACGGGTCCCGGTCCACTCCGGCGAGGGCTGGGCGGCCGACGGGAGCAACGACGTCCTCATGCTCGCCGTCTGCACCGGACGGACGATCGGCGGTGGTGCGCCCCTGGCACCCGACGCCCTCGTCGACGACGGGCTGGCCGAGGTGGTGATCAGCACCGCCACGGGCCCGGTGGCTCGCGCCGCGTTCGCCGCAGCCCTGGTGACCGGGCGGCACGTCGACCGTCCCGACGTCCTGGTCACGCGCGGCCGGGAGGTGACGTTCTCGGGTCCTCCCGTCGACCTCAACGCCGACGGGGACATCGAGCAGGACGTCGGATCCCGGACGTGGCGGGTGGAGCGACACGCCTGGTCGGTGCTCGTCCCGACCTGA
- a CDS encoding LutC/YkgG family protein gives MTARDEILGRIRTALGPDRAAPPDVRRDYRLTDDRSPAQLLDVLTDRLEDYKATVLRCAPSDVAATVVAALRTALGEHDPTRVVVAPGVPSDWRPDGAVEDDGRPAVALADHSATVTGVSVAIAETGTLVLDGSPLSGRRALSLLPDCLLCVVTADQVVGGVPEGLARLDPLAPLTMISGPSATSDIELQRVEGVHGPRTLVVVLVG, from the coding sequence ATGACCGCGCGCGACGAGATCCTCGGCCGGATCCGGACGGCACTCGGCCCCGACCGTGCCGCGCCGCCGGACGTCCGGCGCGACTACCGGCTCACCGACGACCGCTCCCCCGCCCAGCTGCTCGACGTCCTGACCGACCGCCTCGAGGACTACAAGGCCACCGTCCTCCGCTGCGCGCCGTCCGACGTCGCGGCCACGGTCGTCGCCGCCCTGCGGACGGCGCTCGGCGAGCACGATCCGACCCGCGTGGTCGTCGCGCCCGGGGTGCCGTCGGACTGGCGGCCCGACGGCGCGGTCGAGGACGACGGCCGCCCGGCGGTCGCGCTCGCGGACCACTCCGCCACGGTCACCGGCGTCTCCGTCGCGATCGCCGAGACCGGCACCCTGGTGCTCGACGGCAGCCCGCTCTCCGGCCGCCGCGCGCTGTCCCTGCTGCCCGACTGCCTCCTCTGCGTCGTGACCGCCGATCAGGTGGTGGGAGGAGTGCCGGAAGGCCTGGCCCGGCTGGACCCGCTCGCCCCGCTGACGATGATCAGCGGCCCGTCGGCGACCAGCGACATCGAGCTGCAGCGGGTGGAGGGCGTGCACGGCCCGCGCACGCTGGTCGTCGTCCTCGTCGGCTGA
- a CDS encoding LutB/LldF family L-lactate oxidation iron-sulfur protein — protein sequence MSAVFLGIPTAPPGVGHLRGDRSFPDAARDSLRDGQLRANLGHATATIRGKRAAVVGEVPDWAELREAGRAIKAATMARLDEHLVALEEQVTARGGTVHWARDADEANAIVTRLVQATGTDEVVKVKSMATQEIGLNEALESAGIAAHETDLAELIVQLGNDMPSHILVPAIHKNRAEIREIFLRTMPGVDPSLTDDPRRLAMAARAHLRERFLRARVAISGANFAVAGTGTLAVVESEGNGRMCLTLPQTLITVMGIEKVVPTWRDLEVFLQLLPRSSTGERMNPYTSLWTGVTPGDGPQEFHLVLLDNGRTAVLADEVGREALHCIRCSACLNVCPVYERAGGHAYGSVYPGPIGAVLSPQLTGIEDNASLPYASSLCGACYDVCPVAIDIPSILVHLRAEHVEAQTRTTPEAAAFRALSKAMSSPRLWRLAQRAAGLGRFLARGRPTLPAVLPPPASTWTRTRDLPTPPRETFTQAWAREHRG from the coding sequence GTGAGCGCCGTGTTCCTGGGCATTCCCACCGCTCCCCCGGGCGTTGGGCACCTGCGCGGTGACCGGTCGTTCCCCGACGCTGCCCGCGACTCGCTGCGCGACGGCCAGCTGCGGGCCAACCTCGGCCACGCGACCGCGACGATCCGGGGCAAGCGCGCCGCCGTCGTCGGCGAGGTGCCCGACTGGGCGGAGCTCCGGGAGGCGGGCCGGGCCATCAAGGCGGCCACCATGGCGCGGCTCGACGAGCACCTCGTCGCGCTCGAGGAGCAGGTCACCGCCCGGGGCGGCACGGTGCACTGGGCCCGCGACGCCGACGAGGCCAACGCGATCGTCACCCGGCTCGTGCAGGCGACCGGCACCGACGAGGTCGTCAAGGTCAAGTCGATGGCCACCCAGGAGATCGGGCTGAACGAGGCCCTCGAGTCGGCCGGCATCGCCGCCCACGAGACCGACCTGGCCGAGCTGATCGTCCAGCTCGGGAACGACATGCCGTCGCACATCCTCGTGCCGGCGATCCACAAGAACCGGGCCGAGATCCGCGAGATCTTCCTGCGCACCATGCCCGGGGTCGACCCGTCGCTGACCGACGACCCGCGCCGGCTGGCCATGGCCGCGCGGGCACACCTGCGCGAGCGGTTCCTGCGGGCGCGGGTGGCGATCAGCGGGGCGAACTTCGCCGTCGCCGGGACCGGGACGCTCGCCGTCGTCGAGAGCGAGGGCAACGGCCGGATGTGCCTGACCCTGCCGCAGACGCTGATCACCGTGATGGGCATCGAGAAGGTGGTGCCGACCTGGCGCGACCTCGAGGTGTTCCTGCAGCTGCTCCCCCGCTCCTCCACCGGCGAGCGGATGAACCCCTACACCTCGCTGTGGACCGGGGTGACGCCCGGCGACGGGCCGCAGGAGTTCCACCTGGTGCTGCTGGACAACGGGCGGACGGCGGTGCTCGCCGACGAGGTGGGGCGCGAGGCGCTGCACTGCATCCGCTGCTCGGCCTGCCTCAACGTCTGCCCCGTCTACGAACGCGCCGGCGGGCACGCCTACGGCTCGGTCTACCCCGGCCCGATCGGCGCCGTCCTGTCCCCGCAGCTGACCGGGATCGAGGACAACGCCTCGCTGCCGTACGCCTCGTCGCTGTGCGGCGCCTGCTACGACGTCTGCCCGGTGGCCATCGACATCCCCTCGATCCTCGTGCACCTGCGCGCCGAGCACGTCGAGGCACAGACCCGGACCACCCCGGAGGCCGCCGCGTTCCGTGCACTGTCGAAGGCGATGTCGAGCCCGCGGCTCTGGCGGCTGGCCCAGCGCGCCGCCGGCCTGGGTCGGTTCCTGGCCCGCGGCAGGCCGACGCTGCCCGCCGTCCTGCCACCTCCGGCCTCGACGTGGACCCGCACCCGCGACCTGCCGACGCCGCCGCGGGAGACCTTCACGCAGGCCTGGGCCCGGGAGCACCGCGGATGA